One segment of Nostoc flagelliforme CCNUN1 DNA contains the following:
- a CDS encoding transposase family protein yields the protein MHTLKNQFIVLPNGEDIVDIYIGQLGKTSDINLFRETRGKFDSEPKFIGDKAYIGEPTITTPYKKPRKKEISELQKKENQQLSSRRIGVEHLIGKVKIFRVASEKFRLARQKYSQVLKAVCGLVRLRLNCLVLLTINI from the coding sequence ATGCATACTCTAAAAAACCAGTTCATTGTGTTGCCTAATGGAGAAGATATTGTTGACATTTATATTGGACAACTAGGAAAAACAAGCGATATTAACTTATTTCGAGAAACACGAGGTAAATTTGATTCCGAACCAAAATTTATTGGGGATAAAGCTTATATAGGAGAGCCAACAATCACCACACCTTACAAAAAACCGAGGAAGAAAGAAATTTCGGAATTACAAAAAAAAGAAAACCAGCAGTTATCGTCTAGAAGAATAGGTGTTGAGCATTTGATAGGTAAAGTAAAAATATTTCGAGTTGCTAGTGAGAAATTTCGTTTAGCTCGTCAGAAGTATAGCCAGGTTTTAAAGGCAGTTTGTGGCTTAGTAAGACTACGGCTTAATTGTTTGGTTTTACTAACCATTAATATTTAA
- a CDS encoding F0F1 ATP synthase subunit B, which translates to MGIMGTFLLLAAEANAVHSELAEGAGEGGFGLNLDIFETNLINLAILVGILFYFGRKVLSNILNERQSNIATAIQEAEGRLKEAKTALSQAQEQLKQSQAEAERIRQSAVENAQKTKEALLAKAAQDVERLKQTAAADLNTETERAIAQLRQRVAALALQKVESQLKGGIADDAQQSLIDRSIAQLGGNV; encoded by the coding sequence ATGGGTATCATGGGGACATTCTTATTACTTGCCGCAGAAGCGAACGCTGTTCACTCTGAATTGGCAGAAGGCGCAGGAGAAGGCGGTTTCGGTCTAAACCTAGACATTTTTGAAACCAATCTGATCAATCTAGCGATTCTGGTTGGCATACTATTCTACTTCGGACGTAAAGTTTTAAGCAATATCCTGAACGAGCGACAATCCAATATTGCCACCGCAATTCAGGAAGCAGAAGGGCGCTTAAAAGAGGCAAAGACTGCCCTTTCCCAAGCGCAAGAGCAGTTGAAGCAATCTCAGGCAGAAGCAGAACGCATCCGCCAATCGGCTGTAGAAAACGCCCAAAAGACGAAAGAAGCCTTGTTAGCAAAGGCAGCGCAAGACGTAGAACGCTTGAAACAAACAGCAGCAGCAGATTTAAACACCGAAACAGAGCGAGCGATCGCTCAACTGCGGCAAAGAGTTGCTGCACTAGCATTGCAAAAAGTCGAATCGCAACTCAAAGGCGGGATTGCCGACGATGCTCAACAAAGTTTAATTGATCGTAGCATCGCACAACTGGGAGGCAATGTATGA
- a CDS encoding helix-turn-helix domain-containing protein, with translation MGCRLKVFLTDEQKQTLEELRKAKDVPQRTKDRAQVLLLNTRGLKNEQIAKGLNWAISTVRQTLHRWEKMGLAGLWDAPGRGGKPRYSESDLTYLENCLAQESQTYNSKQLANKLASERQVNLSADRLRRVLKKRGRRFGSARKQPQEQNN, from the coding sequence ATGGGATGCCGATTAAAAGTCTTTCTAACTGACGAACAAAAGCAAACTTTAGAAGAGTTAAGAAAAGCTAAAGATGTTCCTCAACGTACCAAAGATCGTGCTCAAGTTTTACTGCTGAATACTCGTGGCTTAAAAAATGAGCAAATTGCTAAAGGCTTGAACTGGGCGATTTCAACAGTACGTCAAACCCTTCATCGCTGGGAAAAGATGGGTTTAGCAGGTCTTTGGGACGCTCCTGGTCGAGGAGGAAAACCCCGATATTCGGAATCAGACTTGACTTATTTAGAAAATTGTTTAGCTCAAGAGTCACAGACTTATAACTCTAAACAATTAGCAAATAAACTAGCATCTGAGCGTCAAGTCAACTTGAGCGCAGATCGATTACGACGGGTACTTAAAAAAAGGGGAAGGAGGTTTGGAAGCGCACGCAAACAACCCCAAGAACAAAATAATTAA
- a CDS encoding helix-turn-helix domain-containing protein produces the protein MMTNTLVKIESHPQSAKRLIGINYEQFITLVALAEQRHKQKQIEIEKNKVRIIASGGGRKPKMSLREGVCLCLIYLRQKPTFDILGLFFDISKTKANDAFNYWVKVLRDILPASQMEEVEKDSQKYQELCKILCENELIVDSAEQAIARPVDYQEQKKYYSGILRCIL, from the coding sequence ATGATGACAAATACTTTAGTAAAAATTGAATCACATCCCCAGTCAGCAAAACGATTAATTGGTATTAACTATGAACAGTTTATTACATTAGTTGCGTTGGCAGAACAACGACATAAACAGAAACAAATAGAAATTGAAAAAAACAAAGTTCGTATTATTGCTTCTGGCGGTGGACGGAAACCAAAAATGTCTCTGAGAGAAGGGGTCTGTTTATGTCTAATTTACCTCCGGCAAAAACCAACTTTTGATATTTTAGGTTTGTTCTTTGATATATCAAAGACTAAAGCTAATGATGCGTTTAATTATTGGGTGAAGGTTTTGAGAGATATCTTACCAGCTTCTCAAATGGAAGAGGTAGAAAAAGATAGTCAGAAATATCAAGAATTGTGTAAAATTCTTTGTGAAAATGAATTGATTGTAGATAGTGCAGAGCAAGCTATAGCAAGACCTGTAGACTATCAAGAACAAAAAAAGTACTACTCCGGAATATTAAGATGCATACTCTAA
- the atpH gene encoding ATP synthase F1 subunit delta, producing the protein MTSQVATAEVAQPYAQALLSIAQSKNLTEEFGEDARTLLGLLRADKQLHNFFSNPFIQAENKKALIKQILGEGSNPYLRNFLLVLVDKRRIAFLESIFQQYLALLRQLNQTVLAEVISAVPLTEAQQQAIIQKVIAISNARQVELETKVDSELIGGVIIKVGSQVIDASIRGQLRRLSLRLTNS; encoded by the coding sequence ATGACAAGTCAGGTAGCAACAGCCGAAGTAGCCCAGCCCTATGCACAGGCACTTTTGTCAATAGCGCAATCGAAAAATTTGACAGAAGAGTTCGGGGAAGATGCGCGTACTTTACTGGGACTGCTCAGAGCAGACAAACAGCTACATAACTTCTTCAGCAACCCGTTTATTCAGGCTGAGAACAAAAAAGCTCTCATCAAACAAATACTCGGTGAAGGCTCTAACCCCTACTTACGCAACTTTTTGTTAGTGCTAGTAGACAAACGCCGCATTGCATTCTTGGAATCGATTTTTCAACAATATCTGGCGCTGTTGCGGCAGCTGAATCAAACCGTATTAGCGGAAGTGATTTCAGCCGTTCCCCTCACAGAAGCTCAACAGCAGGCAATCATCCAAAAGGTCATTGCCATCAGTAATGCTCGCCAGGTAGAGCTAGAAACCAAGGTAGACAGTGAGTTAATTGGTGGTGTAATCATAAAAGTAGGTTCGCAAGTAATTGATGCCAGTATCCGGGGTCAGTTGCGTCGCCTTTCATTACGCTTAACTAATAGCTAG
- the atpB gene encoding F0F1 ATP synthase subunit A — protein sequence MQMLSVLNAFNSFPLAALEVGHHFYWQLGNLKIHGQVFLTSWFVISILVVASIAATRNAQRIPKGIQNLMEYALEFIRDLAKNQLGEKEYRPWVPFIGTLFLFIFVSNWSGALIPWKLIRLPSGELAAPTNDINTTVALALLTSLAYFYAGFSKRGLGYFKKYIEPTPVLLPIAILEDFTKPLSLSFRLFGNILADELVVAVLVLLVPLFVPLPVMALGLFTSAIQALVFATLAGAYIHEAMEGHGGDEHEEH from the coding sequence ATGCAAATGCTTAGTGTCTTAAACGCCTTTAATTCTTTTCCCCTCGCCGCATTAGAAGTAGGTCATCATTTCTATTGGCAGTTGGGCAATCTTAAAATTCATGGGCAAGTTTTTCTCACCTCATGGTTTGTGATTAGTATTCTAGTAGTGGCTTCAATAGCTGCTACTCGCAACGCACAAAGAATTCCCAAGGGCATCCAGAATTTGATGGAATATGCCTTAGAATTTATTCGTGATTTGGCAAAAAACCAACTTGGTGAGAAAGAGTACCGCCCTTGGGTGCCATTTATTGGCACACTGTTCTTGTTTATTTTCGTATCGAACTGGTCAGGCGCACTAATTCCCTGGAAGCTCATCAGGCTACCTTCGGGCGAATTGGCAGCTCCCACCAATGACATCAATACGACTGTTGCATTGGCGTTGCTAACCTCTTTAGCGTACTTTTACGCAGGTTTTAGCAAACGGGGTTTAGGCTACTTTAAGAAATATATAGAGCCAACACCTGTTTTGTTGCCGATCGCAATTCTAGAAGATTTCACCAAGCCCCTCTCCCTAAGCTTCCGGCTATTTGGTAATATTTTGGCGGATGAATTGGTAGTCGCGGTGTTGGTGCTGCTAGTTCCTCTATTTGTACCTCTGCCTGTAATGGCCTTGGGTTTATTTACCAGTGCCATTCAAGCTCTGGTTTTCGCCACCCTAGCCGGAGCATACATTCATGAGGCAATGGAGGGACATGGCGGAGATGAACATGAGGAGCATTAA
- a CDS encoding class I SAM-dependent methyltransferase — MSDSQTVSAAVAKLYNTYPFPPEALLDEPPPGYNWRWNWLAAHNFCTGQKPQRQDIRILDAGCGTGVGTEYLVHLNPQASVVGIDLSTGALAVAKERCQRSGATRVEFHHLSLFDVEQLLGEFDLINCVGVLHHTSDPIRGIQALAKKLAPGGLMHIFVYGELGRWEIQLMQKAIALLQGDKKGDYRDGVQVGRQIFASLPENNRIVKYDKQRWSLENHKDENFADMYVHPQEIDYNIETLFELIDASGLEFIGFSNPSFWDLERLLGKAPELVERAKDLSDRQVYRLIELLDPEVTHYEFFLGRLPLIKSDWSDDNALLAAIPELNPCLEGFPSQCFFNYDYQIVNLSVPEFEFMQKCDNHSTVADILAGVQLGLDGVRTLLQQQLILLTPV; from the coding sequence ATGTCCGATTCCCAAACCGTTAGTGCTGCTGTTGCCAAACTCTACAATACATATCCCTTTCCGCCGGAAGCTTTGTTGGATGAACCACCCCCAGGTTACAACTGGCGCTGGAACTGGCTAGCGGCTCATAACTTCTGCACAGGTCAAAAACCCCAAAGGCAAGATATTCGGATTTTAGATGCAGGTTGCGGCACTGGTGTGGGTACAGAGTACTTGGTTCACCTCAATCCTCAAGCTTCTGTTGTGGGAATTGACCTCAGTACTGGCGCTTTGGCTGTAGCAAAAGAACGCTGTCAGCGTTCAGGGGCTACCCGCGTTGAATTTCATCACCTCAGCTTGTTTGATGTGGAACAGTTGCTGGGTGAGTTTGATTTAATCAACTGTGTTGGTGTTTTGCATCATACCTCCGATCCAATTCGCGGTATTCAAGCTTTGGCGAAAAAGCTAGCCCCAGGCGGGTTAATGCACATTTTTGTGTATGGGGAGTTGGGACGCTGGGAAATTCAACTCATGCAAAAAGCGATCGCACTTCTTCAAGGTGACAAAAAAGGCGACTACCGCGATGGTGTCCAAGTCGGACGACAAATATTTGCTTCTTTACCAGAAAATAACCGAATTGTCAAATACGATAAACAGCGTTGGTCATTAGAAAACCATAAGGATGAAAACTTTGCTGATATGTACGTACATCCCCAAGAAATTGACTACAACATTGAGACGCTGTTTGAATTAATAGATGCTTCGGGATTGGAGTTTATTGGTTTCTCGAATCCGAGTTTCTGGGATTTGGAGAGACTTTTGGGTAAAGCACCAGAGTTAGTTGAACGGGCAAAAGATTTGAGCGATCGCCAGGTTTACCGCCTGATAGAATTACTAGATCCAGAAGTAACTCATTACGAGTTTTTCCTCGGTCGTCTTCCCTTAATTAAGTCCGACTGGTCAGACGATAACGCCCTATTGGCAGCGATTCCCGAACTTAATCCTTGTCTTGAAGGATTTCCCAGTCAATGTTTCTTTAATTACGATTACCAGATTGTTAATTTATCTGTACCAGAGTTTGAATTTATGCAAAAGTGTGATAATCATTCAACAGTGGCAGATATTTTAGCAGGTGTGCAACTGGGATTGGATGGGGTAAGAACGCTTCTTCAGCAGCAGCTGATTTTATTGACACCTGTTTAA
- the atpA gene encoding F0F1 ATP synthase subunit alpha — MSISIRPDEISSIIQQQIEQYDQEVKVANVGTVLQVGDGIARIYGLEKAMAGELLEFEDGTIGIAQNLEEDNVGAVLMGEGLEIQEGSSVTATGRIAQIPVGEALIGRVVDALGRPIDGKGDIKSSDSRLIESPAPGIIARRSVHEPMQTGITAIDSMIPIGRGQRELIIGDRQTGKTAIAIDTIINQKEEDVICVYVAIGQKASTVANVVQTLQEKGAMDYTIVVAASASEPATLQYLAPYTGATIAEYFMYKGKATLVIYDDLSKQAQAYRQMSLLLRRPPGREAYPGDVFYIHSRLLERAAKLSDELGKGSMTALPIIETQAGDVSAYIPTNVISITDGQIFLSSDLFNAGIRPAVNPGISVSRVGSAAQTKAMKKVAGKIKLELAQFDDLQAFAQFASDLDKATQDQLARGQRLRELLKQPQNSPLSVYEQVAILYAGINGYLDDVPVDKVTSFTQGLREYLKTGKTQYAEGVRTSKALGDAEEAALKEALTEYKKTFKAAA; from the coding sequence ATGAGCATATCAATTAGACCTGACGAAATTAGCAGCATTATCCAACAACAAATCGAGCAATACGATCAAGAGGTCAAAGTTGCTAACGTTGGTACCGTCCTACAAGTAGGTGACGGTATTGCCCGGATTTATGGTCTGGAAAAGGCTATGGCTGGGGAACTCTTAGAATTTGAAGATGGCACAATTGGCATCGCCCAGAACTTAGAAGAAGACAACGTGGGCGCGGTACTCATGGGTGAAGGGCTAGAAATTCAAGAAGGTAGCTCTGTAACCGCTACTGGTAGAATTGCTCAGATTCCAGTCGGAGAAGCCTTAATTGGACGAGTTGTAGACGCTTTGGGTCGCCCCATCGATGGTAAGGGAGACATCAAATCCTCAGACAGCCGTTTGATTGAATCTCCAGCACCTGGTATCATTGCTCGTCGGTCAGTACACGAACCCATGCAAACGGGTATCACAGCTATTGACTCAATGATTCCCATCGGTCGTGGTCAACGAGAATTGATTATCGGTGACCGTCAAACCGGTAAAACTGCGATCGCGATCGACACAATCATCAACCAAAAAGAAGAAGATGTAATTTGTGTATACGTTGCGATCGGTCAAAAGGCTTCCACCGTAGCTAACGTGGTGCAGACATTGCAAGAAAAAGGCGCAATGGATTACACCATCGTCGTCGCAGCTAGTGCCAGTGAACCAGCAACACTACAATACCTAGCTCCTTACACAGGCGCAACTATTGCTGAGTACTTTATGTACAAAGGCAAAGCTACCCTGGTAATTTATGATGATCTTTCCAAGCAAGCCCAAGCTTATCGCCAAATGTCTCTACTGCTGCGTCGTCCACCCGGACGCGAAGCTTACCCCGGAGATGTATTCTACATTCACTCCCGCTTGCTAGAAAGAGCCGCCAAACTGAGTGATGAATTAGGTAAAGGCAGTATGACCGCTTTACCAATTATCGAAACCCAAGCTGGTGACGTTTCAGCATACATCCCCACCAACGTAATTTCCATTACCGATGGTCAGATATTCCTATCTTCTGACTTGTTCAACGCTGGTATTCGTCCAGCTGTGAACCCAGGTATTTCTGTATCCCGCGTGGGTTCTGCGGCGCAAACCAAGGCAATGAAAAAAGTTGCCGGTAAGATTAAATTGGAACTAGCCCAATTTGACGACCTGCAAGCCTTCGCTCAATTTGCTTCTGACTTAGATAAAGCCACTCAAGACCAGTTGGCACGGGGTCAACGCTTGCGCGAACTTCTCAAGCAGCCACAAAATTCGCCGCTCTCAGTATACGAGCAAGTAGCAATTCTTTACGCTGGTATCAATGGTTACTTAGATGATGTGCCTGTAGATAAAGTCACCAGCTTTACCCAAGGTCTGCGGGAGTACTTAAAGACTGGTAAAACCCAGTATGCCGAAGGAGTAAGAACCTCCAAAGCGCTAGGTGATGCAGAAGAAGCTGCCTTAAAGGAAGCACTTACCGAATACAAGAAAACCTTCAAAGCAGCAGCGTAA
- a CDS encoding ATP synthase subunit I, translated as MSLSDESIAPTPTTQQDAKTGSGDTESGNSMQEFHQLFQRLLVITLVLTGVIFISVWIFYSLNIALNYLIGACTGVVYLKMLARDVEQLGSEKTSLSKTRFALFIGVMIVASQWRELQILPIFLGFLTYKATLFVYMVQIAFIPDS; from the coding sequence GTGAGCTTGTCAGACGAATCAATTGCGCCCACTCCGACAACGCAACAAGATGCTAAAACTGGTTCTGGAGACACAGAATCAGGTAACTCCATGCAAGAGTTCCATCAACTCTTCCAGCGATTATTGGTAATCACGCTTGTCTTGACGGGGGTTATTTTTATCTCTGTGTGGATTTTTTATTCCTTAAACATTGCCCTAAATTATTTAATTGGGGCGTGTACAGGTGTGGTTTACTTAAAAATGTTGGCTAGAGACGTTGAGCAGCTTGGTAGTGAAAAAACCAGTCTGAGCAAAACTCGTTTTGCTCTGTTTATTGGAGTGATGATCGTGGCAAGTCAATGGCGTGAGCTACAGATTCTGCCCATTTTTTTGGGATTTCTAACTTACAAAGCCACGCTCTTCGTCTATATGGTGCAAATTGCGTTCATTCCTGATTCTTAA
- a CDS encoding F0F1 ATP synthase subunit gamma — MANLKAIRDRIQSVKNTKKITEAMRLVAAARVRRAQEQVLATRPFADRLAQVLYGLQSRLRFEEANLPLLRKREVKSVGLLVISGDRGLCGGYNNNVIRRAENRAKEIKAEGLNYQFVLVGRKATQYFQRRDQPIDATYSGLEQIPTAAEANQIADQLLSLFLSEEVDRIELIYTRFLSLVSSRPVIQTLLPLDPQGLEAGDDEIFRLTTRGGKFEVEREKVASQARPLAPDMIFEQDPVQILDSLLPLYLSNQLLRALQESAASELAARMTAMSNASENAGELINTLTLSYNKARQAAITQELLEVVGGAEALT, encoded by the coding sequence ATGGCCAATCTAAAAGCAATACGCGATCGCATTCAGTCGGTCAAAAACACCAAAAAAATCACAGAAGCCATGCGTCTCGTAGCTGCGGCTAGAGTGCGCCGGGCGCAAGAACAAGTGCTAGCGACTCGCCCCTTTGCCGATCGCTTGGCACAAGTATTGTATGGTTTACAAAGTCGTCTGCGGTTTGAAGAAGCAAACCTGCCACTACTGAGAAAACGGGAAGTTAAGTCAGTTGGACTGTTGGTAATTTCAGGCGATCGCGGTCTATGCGGCGGCTACAATAATAACGTTATCCGTCGTGCAGAAAACCGCGCCAAAGAAATCAAGGCAGAAGGTTTAAACTATCAATTTGTGTTAGTCGGACGCAAAGCTACACAGTACTTTCAACGCCGAGATCAGCCTATTGATGCTACTTATAGCGGCTTAGAGCAAATTCCCACCGCAGCAGAAGCCAATCAGATTGCCGACCAACTACTTTCCTTATTTCTTTCCGAAGAAGTAGACCGCATCGAATTAATCTACACCAGGTTCCTTTCCTTGGTTAGCTCCCGTCCTGTGATCCAAACCTTACTGCCCCTCGATCCGCAAGGACTAGAAGCAGGCGATGACGAAATCTTCCGCTTAACAACCCGTGGCGGTAAATTTGAAGTCGAACGGGAGAAAGTGGCTAGCCAAGCCCGTCCTTTGGCTCCTGACATGATTTTCGAGCAAGATCCAGTGCAGATTCTCGATTCTTTGTTGCCCCTGTATCTGAGTAACCAGCTATTGCGAGCGCTTCAAGAATCGGCAGCTAGTGAACTAGCAGCCCGGATGACAGCCATGAGTAATGCTAGTGAAAATGCTGGTGAATTGATTAACACCCTCACGCTGTCTTACAACAAAGCCCGACAAGCTGCAATTACCCAAGAACTCCTAGAAGTTGTTGGTGGTGCTGAAGCACTAACTTAG
- a CDS encoding IS982 family transposase → MLNEIIAIYAITDDLLKGIGHDEDGRILVSDAEIITTAVCAAMFFNGNHSKACTYMQEHGLIRNMLDKSRFNRRLHGIFMLMNDLFHQMGMILKEISDDTEYLLDSFPVAMCDNIRIFNVKLIKSEQYRGYIASKKRYFYGVRVQLLTTKTGIPVEFVFLPGSANDLRGLNALPLNLPPGSEIYGDAAYTDYTIEDDLEQTSQISLKVMRKQKSTRLDPPWIQYIKQHTRHYIETVFSSITSDFPKSIHAVTYQGFLLKLQAFIFAFTLQEAFI, encoded by the coding sequence ATGTTAAACGAAATAATTGCCATCTATGCTATCACGGATGACTTGTTGAAAGGGATTGGACATGATGAAGATGGTCGGATACTCGTAAGTGATGCAGAAATTATCACAACGGCTGTGTGTGCGGCGATGTTCTTTAATGGCAACCACAGCAAGGCTTGCACTTATATGCAAGAACATGGTTTGATCCGAAATATGTTAGATAAATCACGATTCAATAGAAGATTACACGGTATCTTCATGTTAATGAACGATTTATTTCATCAAATGGGAATGATACTCAAAGAAATTAGTGATGATACGGAGTATCTTTTAGACTCATTCCCAGTAGCGATGTGTGATAATATTCGCATTTTTAATGTCAAGTTAATTAAGTCCGAGCAGTATCGAGGTTATATTGCATCCAAGAAAAGATACTTCTATGGTGTGCGAGTTCAATTATTAACAACCAAAACCGGGATTCCTGTGGAATTTGTGTTTTTACCTGGGAGTGCCAATGATCTACGTGGGTTAAATGCCTTACCCTTAAATCTGCCGCCAGGGAGTGAAATTTATGGCGATGCAGCTTACACAGATTACACCATTGAAGATGACTTGGAACAAACTAGTCAAATTAGTTTGAAAGTGATGCGGAAACAGAAATCCACTCGTCTTGACCCTCCTTGGATTCAATATATTAAACAACATACTCGCCATTATATTGAAACTGTATTTAGTTCGATTACAAGTGATTTTCCCAAATCCATTCATGCCGTTACCTATCAAGGGTTTTTACTGAAACTTCAGGCATTTATTTTTGCCTTCACTCTCCAAGAAGCATTTATCTAG
- a CDS encoding F0F1 ATP synthase subunit B', with translation MFDFDATLPFMALQFLLLAALLNAIFYKPLTKVLDDRDSYIRTNTLEAKESLAKAERLATEYEQQLADARRQSQATVEAAQLEAKKITAEKIAEAQKEAQSQREQASVEIEQQKQEAFRTLEQQVDALSRQILEKLLGPTPVR, from the coding sequence ATGTTTGATTTCGATGCTACCTTGCCCTTCATGGCATTGCAATTCCTGCTATTGGCAGCTTTGTTGAATGCAATTTTCTATAAGCCACTGACCAAGGTACTAGACGATCGCGATAGTTATATCCGAACGAATACCCTTGAGGCGAAAGAGAGCTTGGCTAAAGCCGAACGCTTGGCTACCGAATATGAGCAACAACTCGCAGACGCTCGCAGACAATCGCAAGCTACCGTAGAAGCAGCTCAACTTGAAGCTAAGAAAATTACTGCCGAGAAAATCGCTGAAGCCCAAAAAGAAGCTCAGTCTCAACGAGAACAAGCTTCTGTTGAGATAGAACAACAAAAGCAGGAAGCTTTTCGTACCTTAGAGCAACAAGTTGATGCTCTAAGCAGGCAGATTCTAGAAAAACTATTGGGGCCAACTCCAGTTAGATAA
- the atpE gene encoding ATP synthase F0 subunit C has product MDPLVQAASVLAAALAIGLAAIGPGIGQGNAAGQAVEGIARQPEAEGKIRGTLLLTLAFMESLTIYGLVIALVLLFANPFG; this is encoded by the coding sequence ATGGATCCATTAGTTCAGGCTGCTTCAGTTCTCGCTGCTGCTTTAGCGATTGGTTTAGCTGCAATTGGCCCTGGTATTGGTCAAGGAAATGCTGCTGGACAAGCAGTAGAAGGTATTGCTCGTCAACCTGAAGCAGAAGGAAAAATTCGCGGTACTCTGCTATTAACCTTGGCATTCATGGAATCCTTGACTATCTATGGTCTAGTAATTGCCCTGGTATTGCTGTTTGCTAATCCTTTCGGCTAA
- a CDS encoding 2-phosphosulfolactate phosphatase, translating to MIYNQSEFDLRCEWGAQGVFQLAPISDVVVIVDVLSFSTCVEIATNNGAIIFPYAMGDESVVDYAKSVEAKLASHRQRWTTTGYSLSPKSVSQISAGTRLVLPSPNGSFLTLHTGNTPTLAGCLRNCQAVALFAQKYGDKIAVIPAGERWKEDGSLRPAFEDLIGAGAILSYLDGSLSPEAEVAVATFQAFRQDLLGYLKKCSSGKELIAKGFESDVELSATFNISDCVPLFGDNAYVNSRVQG from the coding sequence ATGATTTATAACCAGTCAGAATTTGATTTGCGGTGTGAGTGGGGCGCACAAGGAGTTTTTCAACTTGCTCCTATCAGCGATGTAGTTGTGATAGTTGACGTCCTCTCTTTTTCAACTTGTGTAGAAATTGCCACCAACAATGGTGCAATAATTTTTCCCTATGCAATGGGAGATGAATCAGTTGTAGATTATGCCAAGTCAGTAGAAGCAAAGTTAGCAAGTCATAGACAACGTTGGACTACAACTGGATATTCTCTCTCACCAAAATCGGTGAGTCAGATTTCTGCTGGAACTAGACTAGTTTTACCGTCACCTAATGGCTCTTTTTTGACTTTACATACTGGAAATACACCAACCTTGGCTGGCTGCTTGCGAAATTGCCAAGCTGTGGCACTGTTTGCTCAAAAGTATGGCGATAAAATCGCTGTGATTCCTGCCGGTGAGAGGTGGAAAGAGGATGGTAGCCTACGTCCTGCATTTGAAGATTTAATTGGTGCTGGGGCAATTCTCAGTTATTTAGATGGCAGTTTATCACCAGAAGCCGAAGTTGCTGTGGCAACATTTCAAGCTTTTCGGCAGGATTTACTGGGGTACTTGAAAAAATGCAGTTCTGGTAAAGAGTTAATAGCAAAAGGTTTTGAGTCAGATGTTGAATTATCAGCCACCTTTAACATTAGTGATTGTGTACCTTTATTTGGTGATAACGCCTATGTGAATTCCAGAGTACAAGGTTAA
- a CDS encoding class I SAM-dependent methyltransferase: MILTAYGPLCTEVYEITKPIGKDYPDIRYYIKHLSSIGGRILEAMVGTGRLLIPLLEAGINIEGIDTSPDMLAACRKHCTDRNLNPVLYEGCVENLDIPGKYIGLTHCTNFLSCALTKIRRFRL; encoded by the coding sequence ATGATATTAACGGCATACGGGCCCTTATGTACTGAGGTTTATGAAATAACTAAGCCCATTGGTAAAGATTACCCAGATATTCGATACTACATCAAACATCTTTCATCAATTGGTGGCAGAATTTTGGAGGCGATGGTTGGAACGGGACGATTACTCATTCCACTGCTAGAAGCTGGTATCAATATTGAGGGTATTGATACTTCACCGGATATGCTGGCAGCTTGTCGAAAGCACTGTACTGACAGGAATTTAAATCCGGTTCTGTATGAAGGTTGTGTAGAAAATCTTGATATTCCCGGTAAATATATAGGACTTACGCACTGTACAAATTTCTTATCTTGTGCATTGACGAAAATACGTCGTTTCAGGCTTTGA